Within Anopheles nili chromosome 3, idAnoNiliSN_F5_01, whole genome shotgun sequence, the genomic segment TGCATGACTCACACAGCACGTACTTAGCGGTGATCTAATTGTATTTCTCACATGTCATTTAGTCATATCTTTTTTACAACATctgaaattatttcaattgaaAAGTCCTCAACGAGCATATGAGTAAATTCTAATTTTACTTAGTtgaaagttttaatttaaaacaacaaaacaaattctGTGAAAGATGTGTTCATTCCAATTTAAATTGCTTCAATACCCATGGTTCCGCAGTATGATAAATGTTATAACTGTACTCTAACTTTCTCgagagctttatttttttaacttaATCATTTATCATTGCGTTTCATTATTCCTCTTGAAAAACGCCGATACTTCCGAGGTACGAGTTTAGTATGCCTATAAAATTCTGTCCTTCAAAAGATAAGATGGCATGGTTGTTCAACAGATCTGAGCAGCTGTATGCGTTTTTCCCACTTTTGCTTTCGTGAGTTAATTAATCTGCGCCGTGGTGCGTAAACAATCACAAAGCATCACAaagttaataaataattgaccACAAAGACTccataaaaacgcaacaacaatGTTGCAAAAGGGTAGACCACGAAACGGCAGGTATATGACCGATTTCGATTTTACATGTATAACCTCTTTTCACGAGGAACGCGCGTTCCTCCCAGCTAAGCAGCGAGAAAATTCGAAACATAGCTTCGCTGCGTTGGTCAAACTGGCATGGTTGGTTGACTGGTAtgagaatatatatatatatatatatatatatatatatatatatatatatatatatatatatatatatatatatatatatatatatatatatatatgtattctAAAATTCCCAATTGCGATAAAAAAACGGTTTGCTCTGGTAGTAAtatgttaattgatttttccggTGTTTCAACCCTCGTAATACGCGTGCATCTAATTTGGGTCTGAGCGTTTTGTGTATTCTATCGCATTCGTTTCACATCTCGTCGAGCCTATGCTGACAGATATGGTTTGATATTATACcgatttttcttctgccattttttcctgttgttcTAGTATACAATCATTTTGTAATGTCATTTTTTCCTAGTATCCAATAGACGCAATCATCAAGCATGATCGAAGCTTTGGACAATTTTATTAAATGAATTTAATCCACACAATATTTTCGATATTTACTCAGACgctgttttaaaaaaaattgttgcatAATAAGCTTTAAGCATGACTACATATAAAAAAGTTGAACAGAACAGAAAATATCGGAAAACCCCTTCACGATTGCTACAAAAAATACTATTAAACATACATCCGTTCTATTTACTGTTCAATCCACTAAATAAAACTCCGTTTATTACCATCAGCTGTTACCTTCGTATTGAGtacacaaaacccaccctggTGCAAAGCTCTCGTCACAAACAACCATCGTATGAGCTATGATTTTCCTCCACGAGACGTGTGCAAACGTTCAGCATTTGGAAAGATACTGAGAGAAAACAGCGACTTCTCGTTTTCACCACCAGTACAGCTGCTTAATTTCGTATGGTTAACCCGACCCTACCGGCCAACAGAGGCCTTTTCGTACAATGCTAgtgaatcgtttttctttcccaaatcatgtcaacaaacagttaattgatcttcCGCCCAGCATCCTTGATGGTGACGGTTAGAAAAATtggtgaaattgaaacataaatatCCATATGCTGCCAAACAAAAGCTTTAATGCGGTTCGAGTTTGAGTGGCAAAATACGACGGCGAGTGTAGATATTATAACGGGTTagtgataaaattatgttCTGCACATCACGTTTGGTAAGATAAAATTCCTTTTGATAGCAAATAAAAGCTATCACTTGATACAAATGACGCAGCAAAAGAGCAACTTGTTGGAGCGCTATGAAATGTTTTGAGAACAGATTATGAAAAACTcatctatttatttttccgtaTGCACACAAAGTACGCAGGAAAACGGTGAACGGAAAAACAATGCCCCGccttcgtttttttaaatcacCAAACTTTACTATTCGATCACCGTACTACCATCTGGTAGATTCGTTCTAGCCTTAGCATTCAGAAAACTCATCTGTTGCTCTCATGCTGTGACCAAAGAGAAAAGCTGACGGCAATTGGAGAAGGGGTTCCCGAAGATCTTATTATGAGAAATTGACGGTAATATGGAGATAGTTTGCGTTTTcctaatttttcatcccacttTGATCATCCGCTAGCACAACTTGAGTAAAGCCAGAATAAAGAAGCATTACATTTTGTAAACTTTCTAACTTGTTTTAAGGAACTGGGTTagctttttttgtgaatttcctCACTATAGAAAAAAACAGTTGTAAAGTTGGGAAACTGTATTTTTTATCTATTTGCCCACCGGTTGATACCAGATGGAGAAACATCAATACCTTTTCCCGTAACCTGTAAACTACCAACACTGTATCCACTTGTACACGCAAGACTCGTACGTCAAACAGAGCACAACTATTCCGCTACTCTAGATGTGAAGTCTAGGAAAGATATGCAACCGCTGTGAAATAGCATTTCGAGGTGGAACATGAGAGCAACGAGagtgagctggaaaatgggcacTGCGGCACATGAGACTTTTATCAAGCCTTTGCTCAACCCACTGACAAAGGAGAGCTGGAGAGAATTTCCACTCTCCCTACAACCGTTTAATTTAGTTGGTTTAACCGATAACCTTGTTTGGTAGAGAATGGAGCATATTTTTCCCTATAGACCAGGTTGCTGACCGTGCGAAATCAAAAAGTTATTTTCAGAAAAAAGGTATCAGTTatcttagaaaaaaaaatgtactaGGCCTTACCTCTGCACTAAAATGTTCTCTACCGTGCAACCAACGCTTTTCTCAAGCTCGGTTTTTCTGAAGCTTTTGTCAGCGTGGCAGCAGAGCTTTACGGATCAAAATTAAGTGTTTtgaatgaacaaaacaaaataaacaattaaaacataaaaaatgtaaGTGTCTCAATGAAAactttaacaaaaaaaggattctcAAGTGGTTTCtcatgttttaaaatattaatataaTTGTGGTGAATTCATATAGGGCGAATAACATGGGTTTGAATCGATTATGGAAAAGGaatttaagattttttttattatttagtatttttttattaaaatcttTTAATACCGTCCTTAATAATAATTCTTGTTCCATTGTTAATTGTATTTCAACAGTTACAAATAGTATATAGACCGCATTTGTCTCGATATTTCCCCACTGTATCTATCCTTATTTACGAATTGCCAGTTTACCagtacaaaaaaacaagactaTTACAATATACAGGACtatatttatttgttgttgatgtttatttctttcgttAGATTGTATTTATTTCATCCATAATTCTccatgaaattgaaattggtGTAGTTCAACCATGTTGATTTTCATTCGTAATAGTACCAGCCGATTTCGTGCAATATGCCGCAGCACATTGTTAGGCTCTTGGAGTCGCCCgtatttgttgtgtttttattattgCCTTCGTCGTCCAAACGATGAATGATAGAtcgataaaacaattttattctcTCAATTATACTTCGTAATTTTCATTAATCTATTTCATAGAATAAAATTCTATGTTTAACCTCTTTAAAGAATGTACATGtataaaattttttgttacaacaaaattcaaactacGAAAATCATTATTCAATAAAAGCTAAATCTGCTAGAATTGTCAGTTTTTCTAGAATGCAGTTATGCCTCGCGAAAATCATATACGACATGGCGATGAAAAACGTGATACATATTAAATTCTACACCTTTCCTAGCAGACATAATTTTAATGATGACATTGATTACCAACGAACGACAAAGTTTACCCTTCTCGAATGTTTGGTTGCCCCTTTCTCTTCCTCAATGATGTTTGTTAAAATACCgttaaaatcaatcaactgaAACTGAAGCTTGAAACCTAATACACTTCTACATCCTATCATAAAAAATCTTAAATCTTATCATTCGTGTAAAAAAGCACGTAATAGTCTAGAATATGATGCAAAGAGTCCGCACGTACACTTCATGGCACGTTTGGTTATGTACGACCAACGCAGTTccatataataataaattatataCAAGAGAAAATTAAGAGTGTTCTTTTCTATCGACGACCGCCTCCGATCATACCATCACTTCACCATCGAAACTTGGAATTTTAATAGCTTCATCGGAACTAGCCAGCTTcagaagggttttttttatgcgtaGTGCGGGCAATCGAACGTTGGGATTCATATGCCAACATTCGCGCATCAGTTTCGACATGCTTGTGAGAAACTACGAAGAAGTGGTGCGAGGAatataaaaaacatttaaGGTAACAAATTAGTGatgcaaattaaaaatggCATATTTTGGTACTGGTAGCGTAACTTACCGGATCAGATGCCCATCGATTCTGAACCGATGGTCTATTGTTGTCTACACACACGACTTTGCGCATTTCTTCAAAACTGGGGTCAGAAGAAACATAGTCAAAAAATGGCACCTTGTATTCCTCAGCAATTCCACAAGAAATGGTTCGTCGACAAACTTCCCATAAGATGAGCCCAATAGCGTAAATATCAGCCTTTCGTAATGCGTCAAAACAATCCATACTAATGCTAAAATACACGTAAAATATAGGGACAATTAATGCAAGCAAACTAGACTAAACTTTTCATTTTCGAATGTTGCGTCTCGTACCTTTCGTCTAAAACTTCAGGTGCCATATAACGTTTTGTACCAACACGTGCTGTATTACCGATATCAATTTTGTTGGTTGTTTGGCTGTGCATTACTGCAAGACCGAAATCCGCTATAACGCACGTTCCGTTCGTGCGAATCAgtacatttttcgttttcagaTCTCTGTGTGCGATGGCCGGTTTTCcctaaaacaacacaaaacaaataacaaagaTTCGATGGCATGGTAGTTTcgaattttaaaaaaaatgcgaacctCGGTACCAAATATCTCTGTATGTAGATGTACCAAGCCATTGGCGATGGACAGGCAAATAGTTATCATCTGATGCGTCGTAATGGCAGTACGgtttaaataatcaaacagCGATCCTTGTGGATAATAGTGAGTAATGAGCCACAGCTGAGTGCAAGAGTTTCTAGACGTCATATCTGATCCAACGTATCCAAGTATGTTTTCATGTCGCAACAAGACCGTGctaaagtgaaaaataaacagagCAGAAAATTAGTCACATATTAAATGCTACATATTCAACTATATCAACTACATACCCATAAATTTCAGTTTCACGCTTCCAGGAATCTTCGTCGCgactaaagaaaatttttacTGCTACACTTTCGCCGTGCCAAATACCCCGCCATACTTCACCATAACGACCACGACCAATGCATTCGCACAGTGACACTTGTTTGGCAAGCGTTCGTTGAATAAGTAAGGGCAACCCACTTCCAGATCCAGAAGTTACTGAATGTTGTAGATATTCCTGAAACGAAGTATTTTTGTAGATTAGAAATGTTCCAGAGAGTGTTCGTGCAAGTGCGTCCAACTAGCACGTACGCGTAGTGTACTATCTCCAGCGCTTGTGGCCCGAAGGACATCGTCATTGGTGTAATATGTCTCAGGATCATATTTTGTACGACTAGCGGCCATCCTTTTTCGATGCGCCCTACGCATACAATAAATAGCTGTAGCGGCGACAATAATAACAGTGCCAAACGGCAATAAAATGGCTCCAGCCATTTTAAGTACGAATGGATCTGCAACTGGAAGAGAGTTGGATACTATGCACAATGGCATGCTTCATTAACCTGAAGAAGAAATATCTATAAAAGAAAACTTACCCTTCATTGGCGGTAACTCTGGAAAGGATCCATTGTTGCAATAATCTCCGGCGCAACATTCTATATTGTACATTCTGGTACCGGAAATGTGACGTTTTTTCGGGCCAACGGCGGGAGCACCggtggagattttttgttgattcTGGCTACAATAAAGCGCCAATTGTTCGTGTTCAGTGGTACAACCTCGTTGAACATTTTCGTTGCCCTCCGGATCACGGGTCCGTGATTTCCAGCACTGTATTGCATTCTGACAGTAGTGCCCATGAGCAGCAGTATCAGCGCAGTCTGGTGGCTCGCATGAATAGCATTTGTATCTGCGAAAAGGTGTGTTAATGATTATATGCatggtggaatggaaaatggtggaatggaaaatggaaatttatggtGCTGCTGGGCATATAACAAAAAAGTACTACAAACCATTATTCATgccataaaaaataaatatttctaaTCGTTGGGATAGTGCAAAGTTACCTTCGGCGTTTCATCCTTGTCTTTGACTTTGCGTGCCTTTTATGCCATTTGATATCAAGTAGAAGGGATCAATTAATAGGGGAATAATTAAGTTACAATCATTAAGAGCAACAGTCGTCTATTGGGAGctgtattatttttgtttattaaacCCGTGTGATGGGAGCGACCGGGTAAGAAACTACTCACCTAGGATGCGTTAAAATCGCGTTTTGCAAAGGTAAATTGCGATTGCCGGGAACAGATTCAATATCTATGTCAGTGTCATCCATTTCTTCCAGTAATTGGCTGCCATCAAGATCTCCTAGCGAAttatgaaattgaaacaaataataaCAGCCTCAGTCTAGACTAAGAAAACGAGCAACAATTCTGCACTTTGAATTCTGCAACTTCTAATCAGACATTCACTGGGCTGTTTTAGCctttcaaaatatttcattttattattttgattatttgaaGAATCATCAAGGTAATTTTACTTTCACAAAAGTTTAATGATAAATCGAAAATTATaaacaaccaaaccaacaCCATCATTATCGTTATATTTACGCATTTTCTTCTAGTCTAAACTATTCTGTAGCATGCCAAAAATGCTTTttctttaaatatttttaccaTTTGATGGTTCAAAAGGGTAATTTTACCTTTGCAAAAGTTTAAtgctaaaaagaaaattataaaCAGCCGAGCCAACACCATctttgatttatatttttttcaccttGTCAACATTTGTTTCtaccttttcttcttctacgcATAGCTTTACTTGCTCAAGCTTTAGTTTTGTTGTGAACGTGTATTTAAATCCCTACACTCAATTCTTACACTGCGATGAGCCAACTCAGGGGCTATACACAACGTTTTATATCTACTATGGTTTCGAATTGAAATTCTTAACAAAGCAATGTAAACTTATTTTATCCGAAAAATCCCAGTATGGAACATGCTGTCCTTGTTGTGTACAAATTCTAAGTAATTACTGTTTTTATGTCTTGAGATTTCGGGCATTTCGtgaactataaaaccttttaGAATAATGAGTTCATACGATCACAGACAGTTGCGCCCGTCGCCCattcaaaatttgaattaaaaaaaaaagctgcttaGTTTAACTTTTTTTGAGTCATATAAATTATGATGTCTCTTTAGGTAACTAGTTCCGACAAATCCTGGCCTTAACTACGCATTTAACTATTAgaattcgtttgtttttaaataaaaactgtTGTAAAAATGTCGAAAGTTTTCTTGTCTGTCTTCGAAAACGCCCTTAAGTTTCGACAATATTGACACATCAAACATCAAGTTAATGTCAATCTATTAGTCGtaaacaaaagaaatgatGCTCAAGCAAATTAATAGCCGCAAAATGCTGCTACGGATAAGAACATTCTCTTTAGCAAAATTCGTTAGCACTTGGTCTCCGCTCACCACTGCGTTCAATACTCGTCCCGAGAAGCGGATAAATTTCACTAAAAATGAAGTGGTATGTAATCGTTCGAGTTTCGTACTTTCATAATCGTAACGAGATGCTAATGCGCTtgtcttttaattttttcttgtAGGGACTTTTTGGGATACCCGAGCTAACGTCTCACGAAGGATTCTACGTACTGAAGGAAAAGGCTTTGCTTCGGACTGACAATCTTATCGAAGAAGCAACTTCACTAAATCGTACGAGGAAAATGGTAGTAATCTTTGACGAGCTTTCAGACACCTTGTGTAAAGTAGCAGACCTCTCGGAGTTTATTCGTTTGGCACACCCAGCTGCCAATTACTGTACTGCAGCTGAAGATGCTTGCATAACAATCAGTGGTATCGTAGAGAAATTAAATACACACAAGAAACTGTACCACTCTCTAAGGCAAGTTGTCGACAATGGTGATGGGGATAACGTGTTTCAAGAGACCACCGACGTTGACCGGCACGTTGCTGGGCTGtttctgtttgattttgaaCAAAGTGGCATTCACTTGGAAGAAGCCGCGCGAAAGCGAGTGGTCTATTTGAATGATTGTATTCTCCAGCTTGGGCAACAGTTTATGGCCGGAGCGGTACATCCTCGGCGCATTCCGCGTACCATCCTACCTGAAGCCATTTTGCCTATGTAATGTATCACATGTTCTCTGCCAATAAGATTTATACGAGACTAATGTCACTGCGATCAcatattcaatatttttcagCTTTGCATCTGATGGGGAAAACGTACTCGTATCTGGATTGTATGCAGATTCTGCTAACGATATGGCTCGTGAAGCGGCATATAGGCTTTTCTTGCATCCTGACGAGCGACAGGAGCATCTTCTTGCGGAATTGCTGAAATCTCGCTATCAACTCGCAACGGTTTGCGGATTTTCAACATATGCGCACCGTGCACTAAAAGCAAGCACTGCGGAAACACCCGAAATGGTGGGCTCATTTTTGGATGCCTTGAACGAACAGTTACAACCACGCGCGGCCAAAGATTTTGCCATTAtgcaacaaatgaaaatggcaGAATCTGGTTCCGGCGGTGGTGCTCCACTAGCTGCATGGGATACACCTTATTTCACCTGCTCCCTGAAGCGTAAATTTTTGCGAGCAGGCGCATCCGAGTTTTCACCTTACTTTAGTCTAGGAGCATGCATGGAAGGATTAAATCTGCTGATGAGCAGCTTGTTTGGAATCACGCTAAATAACACCACAATGGAGCCAGGAGAATCTTGGCACCATGACATTTACAAGTTAGCCGTTACACACGAGACCGAGGGCTTGCTGGGTTACATTTACTGTGATTTTTTCGAGCGTCAGGGAAAGCCGAACCAAGACTGCCATTTCACCATACAAGGTGGCAAAGCGTTACCAAATGGAGCGGGCTTTCAAAATCCCATCGTTGTCGTCATGCTAAATCTTGCACAACCGCGATGGTCTGGTCCAACTCTGTTAACACCATCGATGGTCGATAATCTGTTCCACGAGATGGGGCACGCTATGCATTCGATGTTAGCTAGGACCGAATATCAACATGTAACCGGCACCAGGTGCAGCACCGATTTTGCCGAAGTTCCTTCGGTACTGATGGAATATTTCGCCAGTGATCCGCGAGTGCTTCGGTCTTTTGCGAAGCATTTTCAAACACAAGAACCCATGCCTCAAGATATGTTGGAGCGACTTTGCGCATCAAAACATTTGTTTGCTGCTAGTGAAACACAATTGCAAGTATTTTACTCTGCTCTCGATCAAGCGTATCACGGCGAGGGCGGAGGAGTGCATCAGCACACTACCGACACGCTTCAGGCAATCCAGGCCAAGTACTATGGTCTGCCTTACGTCCCGCGTACTGCTTGGCAACTGCGTTTTTCTCACTTAGTTGGGTATGGGGCAAAGTATTACTCATATCTCATGTCGAGGGCGATTGCTTCGTGGATATGGGACGCGTATTTTCAGCGAGATCCATTCAGCCGATCCCAGGGGGAGAAGTATCGCCGTGGTTGTTTGGCCTACGGTGGTGGTATTCCCAGCCGGTTGCTGGTGTCAAATTTTTTGGGAAAGGATATAACTCCGAACAACTTAACTACGAGCCTCATTAACGAAATAGATTCGTACAGCGAGCGTTTGCAGTGCATGGACGATTTGATGCAATAGTGCTCGCACCTGATAAGAAAGATGAGTGTGATATTATGCAGCAGTAAATTACTTATATATTGCTTTACGATTCCGTACATCCGAAACACAATTGTACGACAAAATGGTATCGCAGATTTATTACAAACTTTTTACACCGCTGCTGAGGGCGCATTGCAGCATGGGCATCGAGTAGatagaaatgaatgaaattcaAGTGATTTTATTGATAGCTCGATGTTGTGTTGGCTGCTTGGCCAATAGAGAATTGGACATTCGAAGTTCAGCAAGGCAATTAGGCAACATAGttgtattgattttgattATCCTTATCCCGCTCCATGTAGTCTCGGTCTATCAATGATTCGATTCGTTTCTTCAAGTCGGCAGGCTGTACAAGAAAGAGCAAATCGGATTAAAACGTGCTTCTTGTTGGAATACTCAGGCTCACCACCTTGACTAACCTTGACTGGGAAGGTGAGCTGTTTGTACAATTCCGTTATTAAAAGGTTATGGCAGAgtgtttttctcattttcattATTCGAACTATAGCTGCGTCAATTTGATACTGTCGATCTTGGTACACGCGTTCTTCGGTTGCCTTTTGTTCTTCAGTCTGGtggagaaagagaacaaacaaaaatagcatTCAATGATAATTTAAATGGCCCGCCAATGGTTCCGGCGTACGACTTACAGTTTCCttcatttgaatttgatttattttgatccTAAACAGCTTGTTGGTGAACTCAttgttgaattgaaatttgtccgAGTTTTCCACTTCACGGCCTTTAGGAATTTTTGTAAGTACGCGCGCCTTCCCACATGCCAGTGATTGTAAGGTACGCTTCAATTCTCCCGTCTAAAGTGCATATGTGaatcaaagaaaataaacagtTTTACGAAACAGCGCTGAGCTCTGAACTTTGCTGGTAGCAAACCTCTATATTGATGGCTGAAAGTATTTCTTCAAACTGGATGGTGACGTTGTAATTGAACAACAATAGAACCAGAGCTTGAAACAGTGAAACTTGCAAATCTTTTGGACCCTGGAAATATATGCAATGTATGTAGGTAGAAACCATTTTTAAAGTGTTCTCGATCATATCGGCTCTCGGTGCGATTCTTACCGCATCAAATTGGGCTTTAAGCACACAATGTCCCAGTGTTGGTTGCCATTGCAACTTACGTCCGCTGTGTTTCGCTAGGTagaatttattgaatattGACTGATACTGCAATAACTCTTGAGGAAGTGTCACCTCCATCACTGGGTATGTTGGCCAAAAGCCCATGGTTAGTATGTTGACGGTAAGATCAATATTTTGTAGTTCTTTGTGCTCAGAATTTTGCATGCTCTGTAACAAATGGAAGAGAATGTATGCAGTAAATTTGCAACGATCGCCGGGGGTCGATCTCATACCTGTTTGAATGTTAAATTGATATCTCGACTAAGTTCCATATCCTTGAACATGCCTTCCAGCTTCGATGTAAAACCGCCACCACATTCTTGCTTAAGTTTTGACAACATACTTTTTTCAGCGTCCACCGATGCCGACTTACCTACCAGCAGTCGTTTGGCCAGATCTTTCTTATAGAACGCTTCGAACACGTCCTTGCCGTGAATGAACCGAAACTGCACCATAATTTTGTCGAGAATTTGCTCCAACTCTTCTTCCGTTGCTTCCTTGTTGCCAGCACGGAGCTTCATGTCGACGTACTTCGCAATAAGCTCGGCAGGTTTGTTGGATCGCTGATTGATAAAGTACTCGAAAGCTTCACGCAGCGAATTGGCAAACCTTTCATTCCGCTCGAAACACACATTGACAATGTGATCCATTTTATCCTTGTAATCGAGCAGGTCTTGCACCATGGACTTGTCCTTTTCGGGATCAATTACAATGGtgcgacccttttttttaatatacgCGTTGAAGTGTGCGCATAGCTCGGTGGTGCCATTCTTCACGCGACTAAATAACCGGTACAGCCTCGTCAGATCGCTCAGACGATTTTCTTCTAGCAATGCGTCCAATCCCTTCTGCAGTATTCCGGTCACGTGTTCGTTGATCAGCTGCCGCTCGACGGTCACAACTAACTGGTGACGCGTGCAGCTATCGAGATAGTGCTCCAACCGTTCGTCTTCCTCCGTGAGCCGTTTGTCCACATGCTGCAGATAGTCTGATACGTCCAACTGTTCCATTTTGGTCTGACTTTCCGCTTGGTAGAGGTGTTTAGTCGCTGTTAAAAATTTTTGCTCGAAAGCATCACGATAGATTTGTAAATCCGAGAGCATACGCAGTAGGCTCTTGAGTAACGACCGATCAACGGTGTCGCCGTGTCGTTCTTTTTCAATAAGGATGAGAATCCCTTCGACGGTACGCGCTTGCACTAAGCTGTTGAGAGCAATATGGTCCCGAAAGAGCTCTAGTCCCATCTCCCATATAGAGTGAACAGTAGGATTAGCCAATACGTAGATGCGATCAAGATATAGGAATATGCTGCGGATCATGATCATCTGCTGACAGTGTGCCTGCCAGTAGTCGTTCATTTTCTTGAGATAAACTAGCTTGTCGCCCGATTCCGACAAAAACGGGACTATGTTGGCCTTGACGTGTTGTTCGACTAACGCTGTTAGATTAACGTACAGCTGCGAGTCCATCTTGTCTTCGCACATGTGCGAAACGGCTTGACAGAGACACTCGAGCgaatgctcaattggtgtaGCAGTCTGAATGGCAACTACGGCCGAGCGTAACTGGTTCCAGGTAGTCTGTTCAAAGTTTTCCGGTATAGATGGATATGCTGGAAAGTTGTTTAAGAACAAAAGATAAAATCATTACAACACCAAATCATTGCGCGTACCAAAGGGcacatttcattacatttcatat encodes:
- the LOC128727364 gene encoding activin receptor type-1 encodes the protein MVLARLFIIFFLALNFCKGDLDGSQLLEEMDDTDIDIESVPGNRNLPLQNAILTHPRHAKSKTRMKRRRYKCYSCEPPDCADTAAHGHYCQNAIQCWKSRTRDPEGNENVQRGCTTEHEQLALYCSQNQQKISTGAPAVGPKKRHISGTRMYNIECCAGDYCNNGSFPELPPMKVSNSLPVADPFVLKMAGAILLPFGTVIIVAATAIYCMRRAHRKRMAASRTKYDPETYYTNDDVLRATSAGDSTLREYLQHSVTSGSGSGLPLLIQRTLAKQVSLCECIGRGRYGEVWRGIWHGESVAVKIFFSRDEDSWKRETEIYGTVLLRHENILGYVGSDMTSRNSCTQLWLITHYYPQGSLFDYLNRTAITTHQMITICLSIANGLVHLHTEIFGTEGKPAIAHRDLKTKNVLIRTNGTCVIADFGLAVMHSQTTNKIDIGNTARVGTKRYMAPEVLDESISMDCFDALRKADIYAIGLILWEVCRRTISCGIAEEYKVPFFDYVSSDPSFEEMRKVVCVDNNRPSVQNRWASDPFLTSMSKLMRECWHMNPNVRLPALRIKKTLLKLASSDEAIKIPSFDGEVMV
- the LOC128726222 gene encoding mitochondrial intermediate peptidase; translated protein: MLKQINSRKMLLRIRTFSLAKFVSTWSPLTTAFNTRPEKRINFTKNEVGLFGIPELTSHEGFYVLKEKALLRTDNLIEEATSLNRTRKMVVIFDELSDTLCKVADLSEFIRLAHPAANYCTAAEDACITISGIVEKLNTHKKLYHSLRQVVDNGDGDNVFQETTDVDRHVAGLFLFDFEQSGIHLEEAARKRVVYLNDCILQLGQQFMAGAVHPRRIPRTILPEAILPIFASDGENVLVSGLYADSANDMAREAAYRLFLHPDERQEHLLAELLKSRYQLATVCGFSTYAHRALKASTAETPEMVGSFLDALNEQLQPRAAKDFAIMQQMKMAESGSGGGAPLAAWDTPYFTCSLKRKFLRAGASEFSPYFSLGACMEGLNLLMSSLFGITLNNTTMEPGESWHHDIYKLAVTHETEGLLGYIYCDFFERQGKPNQDCHFTIQGGKALPNGAGFQNPIVVVMLNLAQPRWSGPTLLTPSMVDNLFHEMGHAMHSMLARTEYQHVTGTRCSTDFAEVPSVLMEYFASDPRVLRSFAKHFQTQEPMPQDMLERLCASKHLFAASETQLQVFYSALDQAYHGEGGGVHQHTTDTLQAIQAKYYGLPYVPRTAWQLRFSHLVGYGAKYYSYLMSRAIASWIWDAYFQRDPFSRSQGEKYRRGCLAYGGGIPSRLLVSNFLGKDITPNNLTTSLINEIDSYSERLQCMDDLMQ
- the LOC128723470 gene encoding cullin-4A, whose amino-acid sequence is MHHSESDAKRANFSALSPINGAIVKTTAAGKPGDVKKIVIKNMKSYPSIPENFEQTTWNQLRSAVVAIQTATPIEHSLECLCQAVSHMCEDKMDSQLYVNLTALVEQHVKANIVPFLSESGDKLVYLKKMNDYWQAHCQQMIMIRSIFLYLDRIYVLANPTVHSIWEMGLELFRDHIALNSLVQARTVEGILILIEKERHGDTVDRSLLKSLLRMLSDLQIYRDAFEQKFLTATKHLYQAESQTKMEQLDVSDYLQHVDKRLTEEDERLEHYLDSCTRHQLVVTVERQLINEHVTGILQKGLDALLEENRLSDLTRLYRLFSRVKNGTTELCAHFNAYIKKKGRTIVIDPEKDKSMVQDLLDYKDKMDHIVNVCFERNERFANSLREAFEYFINQRSNKPAELIAKYVDMKLRAGNKEATEEELEQILDKIMVQFRFIHGKDVFEAFYKKDLAKRLLVGKSASVDAEKSMLSKLKQECGGGFTSKLEGMFKDMELSRDINLTFKQSMQNSEHKELQNIDLTVNILTMGFWPTYPVMEVTLPQELLQYQSIFNKFYLAKHSGRKLQWQPTLGHCVLKAQFDAGPKDLQVSLFQALVLLLFNYNVTIQFEEILSAINIETGELKRTLQSLACGKARVLTKIPKGREVENSDKFQFNNEFTNKLFRIKINQIQMKETTEEQKATEERVYQDRQYQIDAAIVRIMKMRKTLCHNLLITELYKQLTFPVKPADLKKRIESLIDRDYMERDKDNQNQYNYVA